One genomic window of Limanda limanda chromosome 16, fLimLim1.1, whole genome shotgun sequence includes the following:
- the LOC133021781 gene encoding receptor activity-modifying protein 1-like isoform X1 translates to MGPQTRTALCKHTLLWFVVAASQCVSSQGCGPHYEYAIEEFCLAKFRLDMQELDQGHWCSWEDTVELYGDLTNCTFLVALKMDCFWPNRLVDEFFIRVHKHYFHDCSLSGRLLRDPPNRILGPFIVVPILVTLLMTGLVVWRSKRSEGIM, encoded by the exons ATGGGACCGCAGACCAGGACAGCTCTGTGCAAACACACGCTTCTGTGGTTCGTTGTAG cagCCTCTCAGTGTGTGTCGTCGCAAGGATGCGGACCCCACTACGAGTACGCCATCGAGGAGTTCTGCCTCGCCAAGTTCAGGTTGGATATGCAGGAACTGGATCAGGGACACTGGTGCAGCTGGGAGGACACAGTCGA GCTGTACGGTGACCTGACCAACTGCACCTTCCTGGTGGCGCTGAAGATGGACTGCTTCTGGCCCAACCGCCTGGTGGACGAGTTCTTCATCCGGGTGCACAAGCACTACTTCCACGACTGCTCGCTCTCGGGACGGCTCCTCAGGGACCCGCCCAACCGCATCCTGGGACCCTTCATCGTGGTGCCCATCTTGGTCACGCTGCTCATGACGGGCCTGGTGGTGTGGAGGAGCAAACGCAGTGAGGGGATTATGTAG
- the LOC133021781 gene encoding receptor activity-modifying protein 1-like isoform X2 encodes MGPQTRTALCKHTLLWFVVASQCVSSQGCGPHYEYAIEEFCLAKFRLDMQELDQGHWCSWEDTVELYGDLTNCTFLVALKMDCFWPNRLVDEFFIRVHKHYFHDCSLSGRLLRDPPNRILGPFIVVPILVTLLMTGLVVWRSKRSEGIM; translated from the exons ATGGGACCGCAGACCAGGACAGCTCTGTGCAAACACACGCTTCTGTGGTTCGTTGTAG CCTCTCAGTGTGTGTCGTCGCAAGGATGCGGACCCCACTACGAGTACGCCATCGAGGAGTTCTGCCTCGCCAAGTTCAGGTTGGATATGCAGGAACTGGATCAGGGACACTGGTGCAGCTGGGAGGACACAGTCGA GCTGTACGGTGACCTGACCAACTGCACCTTCCTGGTGGCGCTGAAGATGGACTGCTTCTGGCCCAACCGCCTGGTGGACGAGTTCTTCATCCGGGTGCACAAGCACTACTTCCACGACTGCTCGCTCTCGGGACGGCTCCTCAGGGACCCGCCCAACCGCATCCTGGGACCCTTCATCGTGGTGCCCATCTTGGTCACGCTGCTCATGACGGGCCTGGTGGTGTGGAGGAGCAAACGCAGTGAGGGGATTATGTAG